Genomic segment of Perognathus longimembris pacificus isolate PPM17 chromosome 11, ASM2315922v1, whole genome shotgun sequence:
GGATCCAGGCTGGGAAGCCTGCAGTTAAGACCTGCAGATGCAGGGAGCAGCCTGTGGTGCCTTGGCCAGAGCAGGCTGGGCCAGGccacagggccttgtacatggaAGGAAGAGGGACAGAGGCACAAGATGAGACAAGACAGGCAGGTAGAGGTGGGCAGATTACATGGAATGCAGGCAGCCACAGTATAAGGGCTTTAAATTCTACTTGGAGTAGAAAACTCATTGCAGGGCTGTATGCAGGAGAATGCCATTGCTTACTTAAGGTGACACCATTCACTATTGAAtggggaaggaatgaagaaatgaatgggGAAATGAGTGAAGGCAGGGGCAACAGGGGAGTGAAGATGGGGGGTGGTGGCAATGGATGAGAGCAGAGGCAGGAGAGGACTTGCCAGTGGAGAGTAGAGGGAGCAGGTCTGGGGCCCGAGTACCATGAGGACCATGGTGTAGGGAGGAGACATGGGAGAAGCACTCTAGAGCTTGTGTTGTTGATACCCACGGGAGATGTCCAGTCTGCACTGGCCAGATGAACCTGGAGTTGTGGTGAGCACACAAGGCTGGAGAGAAGCTAGCTGGTGGCACAGGAGGCCGTGGGCAACATCTGGTCACTGGGCGTGTTATATGGCAGGAGCGAGAAGGCCCTGGCCAGAGCACTGGGCTCTCTGTGGCTGAGGTCAGCTGAAGGAGGTCATCAGGGCAAAGTCtcaggttccccccacccccacatgtcCCCTGGGGAATGAAGCAGAAGGGAAACAGTCTTCTTTATGACTGTTGTACATTTCCAAGCCCAGAATCAGGAGCAGGTCCTCCCATTAGGAAATCTCCCTGGAGCACCTTGGGTTCTGAGACCAGTGGCTGAGGCTTCAGTGACTGAGTAACTAGTCACATCAGATACAAAGAACTAGGAAAGGGGTGTTGGAGTACCTAGACATTGTCTAATAGCCTTTAGAAGAGGGATCTAGGGGGGTCTTTCCCCACCCAGAACAGTCCACTGTGGTTTGGGCTCTTCTGTCACTTACCCAGGTGGCACATGTCCTCCAGAGCTAGGCTCCAACCTCTGCAGAACTCCTTCCAGTTCCTGACTGGACGCAGGCTCCTCTGGggccagggagagggagagggtgatGCCTGTGGAGTTGATGGTGGCAACATCTGAGCCTGGAGCACCCTGGAGTCCTCCTGCAACAGCCACAGCATCCCTCCTGTGTCAGACTGACCATCTGCACAGGCCATGGTGGGGGAAAGGGACATTCTCAGATTCAGAAGCAGGAGAGCAGGGAAATTTGGAGAAGGTGGCAGCCCCAAGAAGCAGTGGATGATGGTGGGTAGCCTCAGATGATCAAGGCTAAGGGCCTATCCCTGAGTGTCCTGCTCTCTGCACTGAAAACCAACAACTGATCAGCTCTTCTGGACTGCAGGAACCCTATCACCCAGCACGACACAGTGGATCAATAAGCTGCTGGTATTGCTCGTAATAACCCGTGCCCACTAGGATTAAGGGACAATTGGGAACAGAAGAAAATTTGGTGAGCCTGGGAAAGGAAGCCAATGTTGATTCTTCAGAGCTTTAACAACAACCACGACTTTGGGAACACTTGTGTATGCTAGACGATGAGTTAAACCCCTGCAGAGATGGCCAACTACATTCCTGTGGGACAGGTGCTAAGATGGTCCTCACTCACAGAGGGAGTTGGTGACTCACCCCCAGCCTCTCAGCTAAGGAGAGAAATCTTACCTATGCTCTGTCCCAGGCCTCAACTGCCCATTATCACCTGGTGTCAGAATAGAAGCCGTGCAGGAAGTGCTTAAGGGCAAGCCAGCTTCCAATCCCATTTAGGAATCCTAGCTGAGGTTGGAACAGGAAGAGACCACCACTGAAGTCTCTTCAAGGCTTATGTGAccatacactgtgtgtgtgtgtgtgtgtgtgtgtgtgtgtgtgtgtgtgtgtgtgtgtgtgtgggggggagaggggacatCCACATCCTTCCCAAGCCATTTATGAGCTATCATTTCTCTATCTTCTCCCCCTCCACAGTTCCCAAGAAGCAAGAACCAAGGCCCACTAAGCAAGAATGTGTGGGGTGGGGCAGCTGTGTCTGTCCCGGAGGTCACCTGAGATACAGCAGTGGAAAGCAAAGTCTGGATCTGCCAGTCCCTAGAGTCTGCCCATAACATGAGGATCCTTTCCAAGCATAAAGAGCTTAGAAATATTCTACCCCATCAGCAGCTTTGTTTGCTGGAACCTTCCAGCAGCCAGCAAGGAGGGAATTCTGGGAGGGCTCAGACCATAGAGCAGCTCCTTTCTTTAGAAGTTCTGCCTCTGTGCTTTCTAGGCAGCAGGTCTGTTTAGCTACCAGAAAGTCTCAAGGGCAAGGTTGCTACTAAAGTAATTCACTTATGCCATTGCCCACAGAACCGGAAACAAGGCTCTCAATCAATACTGAAAGCATAAGTGCATGGCACAAACTGAAGATGTTGGAGGGGAAAGGCCCTAGCTATGTGATGACTGAGCATTTATAGTAGATCCTGGAGTTGCTGCATCTCCTAATTTATAGGAGTCAAATCCCCATAAAGCCAGTCTTCCAGCAGCCATTAAAGTTGGCATTTGCCTATATACTTCAGTAGGAGGGCATCACCTGGCCTTCCCTACTATAGCCCTACCTGCTCCAGGGGGGAATCAGTTAATCTGGCTGGCTGAGTCTGAATCATATATCCAGACTGCCTCCACTGGCTCCCTGACAGCTGTCAATGCTCTGAGGGCTCCTAGGGGCTGCTGGGAATGGTGTGTGGCCGTGGGTGAGGGCCAGTGGTAATCGTTACCATTAACACTGCTCTCCAGGGGCAGCTGGGGATCCTGGCTGCAGGGGCTCCTCTCTGCCCTGCTTTTATGGACAGCTGTTTTCTGGGGCTGAGGAAGGTGGTTGTTGGTAGATGGGTCCAGTCGTGGGTGCTTGACCTGAGGTCTGCAGGCCTGAGCCTGAGTCAGACTGAGAACCACAGTTCCTGGAGGAGACTGAGACAGGGTGAGATCCACAGGCTGTGCTTGGCCCCTTGGCCTGCGGGGTCCAGCCAGGGCTGACTTCCTGTGAGACACAGGGCAGGTGGTTTTccttggagggggaggggttggCATCCAGCCTTCAGGAGAGAGGAAAGCAGTTAGCTGCTGGGCTGGCAGCGGGGCAGAGGACTGTGTGTGGCTCTGTGACAGGGAAGAAGCAGAGACAATTTCCAGAGACTTGTGACTTTCTGTACCTTGGTCTGGTCTGCCCGGCCCTGAGGGCCCAAGGTTCATGGAAAGTGTTCTTGTGGCACAGGCTGTCTTGCATGGAGTCTGGTCCACAGGGTTTGTTCGGTGATTTCCAAGCTGTGGTTTAGGTCTCTCAGACCCCAGGGAAGCCTTCTGAGGTTTCAGAACAGGGGGCTTAGAAACAGCATCTTCTCTCAGAAACTCAGTCCCCTTCAGAGTGTgacctctctctccttccacctCATCTCCCTTCTCTACATCATCAATCTCAGGCAGGTGAGGTTGGGCCTGAAGGTCCCAGGGCAGCTCCATCTTCACCTTCCTGGGCCACCtgtgactttgctgcctgggactATTACTTTGGCTCAGCCCACCTGTCCTGCTGAGCTGAGAGGTCCCCACCTCTTTGCTGTCCAGGGCACAGTCTCCCTCCTCAGGGCAGGTGGCAGTGTCCCCAATGTGTGTTTCCCGGATCCATTCTGTGTGGATCCCTGGCTGGGCAGGGATGAATGAGAATGGGGAGCTCAAGCCATGGGAATTTGGGGGCTCTGGCAGCATTCCCTGCACCCCCTCAGCAACCTGGACCCCCTGGGGTCTCCTCAAGTTGGAGGCTGCCTTCGCCTCAGCCGAGTGACCCTCTTGAAGACAGCTGCCACAGGCTGGACACTTCCTGTCACTGTCCCACACAGGTGGTGGCCCTGGGTGGTGAGTGACATCCAAGTCCCGGCGAACATAGTGGGCGAGGTCAGGCTTGGAGCGCAGGGGTCCCTGGCCCACCTTCTGCAGCACGGTGCTCAGCGCCCGCCGCTGGCGCTGCTGTAGCCGCTCCAGGTAGCGGACCTCGGCCTCGTTGGCAGACTCATCCTCGAATCGGACATGCGATACGGGGCTGCCCCGCCTGGGCCCCTGCCCACCGCTGGACGCCTCGCTGGAGGAGTCACTCACAGTCCCATTCTGGAGGCCATCGCTGCAGGTCACCCTGGGGTCCTGGGCTGGGCTTCTCAGGTCATCCCTgaagaagagacagaaagatgtGAAGCAGGCGCGCCCTCTCCTGGGACTCATCCTGCTCTGCCCTCCCCATCCTGGGATCCACTCTCTCAGGGTGCTGTGTGGCAGCCACACAGTTACCCCAAATCAGGCTCTTGGGGAGACACATGGTAAACCACAGTGGCTTACAAGCCCACCACAACTCCCAGGCTCAGCAAAACAAACATGAACTATGGTGTGGGCTTCCCTGTGCTACCTGGCTCAGCATGCTACGGTAAAATACTATGCTATGGCCAGAAGGAAGACACCAAAGACCCTACATGTTAGGAGTGTGtgttgtgctgtgtgtgtggtgtctgcaAGTGATGTGTGTGATATGTTCATGTGTGCTGTTTGTTCATTGTGTAGATTGTTGTGTGGTGTCTGATGTGTGCCATATGTGGTGTATGGGGTATGTTTATATTGcatatattatgtgtgtatacaatGTATGGGGTAcagtgtgtgctgtgtgtatgtgtgttatgtgCAGTACATAATGTGTGTTGTGTGTCATGaattgtgtgtagtgtgtgtggcatgtgtgAGATGTGTGAGTGTTAGAGAAAAGTGATCAGAACATCTTACATTTCTGGACACATCAGCCCTCTCCCCGGATACACATCTATGGATTCAACCAACTAAGAagtgaaaatatttgagaaagaaattgcATCTGTACTGACCACGTAGGCTTCAGTCTTGGCATTCTTCTCTAAACAACACCATACAGCAACTAGTACATGGCATTTATGTTGTATCAGTTTGAGCAATCTGGCAGTGATTCAACTGATATGGGAGGATGTGCACAGCTTATAGGCAAATACTACACCCTGATTATATCAGGAGCTTAAACACATGGGTCTTGGTGTCTAAGTAACAACTGTTGGTGCTAGATAGCCCTCATAAGAGGAGGGTATTTGAATGCTCACAGGGGGCTTTGTgagccttgaagtcagggttTCTGAGTATTCTTGACCTACAGTTTCCACCCAGGACTCCTAATCACCTTACTTAGACAGAAATTCAGACTAAAGGACATTCAGCAGTCACCCTTGGACttgaagcgtgtgtgtgtgtgtgtgtgtgtgtgtgtgtgtgtgtgtgtgtgtgtgtccatatgtGATCATATGGACACATAATCTCACTGtacaggctgtcctcaaacttggAATCCTCTGGATTTTCCTcttaaatgctttaaaattataggcatgtacaacTGTGTCCagctttgaactctgagtctTAATTGGCccaacctccaccaccaccaccattacccaTACACAGCCTGCTTCACACATTCGCATCCTCTGGCTATAAGGGCATTGCTGTGCTGGGGAACTTCACATCCACCATTAGCTTTTGCTCAGGGGCACACAAGTCCTCCTTAGCTCCAGAAGCCTCTTCCCACTCACAAACCACACACCAGGAGCCTTGGAGCCAGGAGGCAGGAGTTTCAGGCCACTACACAAGTAGGTCCAGGCTATAGACCATGTCCTGTCAGAGGCCACCTAAACAAGGCCCATACTTCTCTACTCCTTTCTCTCCAGCAAGCTCCCCACCACTCTACTAGGAAATGTGTGGATtcacattgtttccctcatttatctACCTGCCTCCAGTCTGTGGGTTCTCCTGGGACCCAGCTGGCATCaacttcccctcctccctgcaaGAGAGCACAGGATTGCAGTGATGGGTTTTGAGGTGATAATGCAGGCCCTCCACATGCCTCTCCAGCTATGTGTTCCCTCACCCAACACTCACTCACTCAAAGGCCCCAGGCTTCTGACTCCATCCCCTTTATGGTAACCCTCCTGTCATCATTTCTTGAAATCTTCCTTCATAACCTGCCTGCCTTGGATGCCCACTTATTAAAACTTAGCTGCGTGTGATGGTTAATGTTATGTATCAACACCACACAGACTATCAAACATTATTCAGGATGTTTCTACACAGATGCTATTTTTAGACAAGATTAACATTTAAATGGGTGGAGTCTGAATATAGCAGACTACCCTTCATAATATGCTGAGCCTCATTCTATCAGTTGAAGGCCTTAAAGAGAACAAAGACTGACACCACTGAGCAGAATAGAATTCTGTCAGCCGATGTGTTAGGACTTGAACTTTTTCTTGAGCCTCCTGACTTACCCTACAGGGTTTGGATTTGCCACATCTCCACAAGTGTGTGAGCCAATTTCTTAAAATAGGACTCTATATATCCTATTGATTATGTAtagattttgtgtgtatgtttcccTGGATGCCCTAACTAATGCCCTACAACCGGGTCTTCCCTCCTCTGAACACCTGCACCGTGCATCTGTCATCATAGACTCAGATGTTAGGGCTGAGGGGCCACTCAGAAGTAGTCACTATGCTCCTAGGAAGAAGAAATACTCTGTTAAGCAGAAGCTTAGGTCCCTGTCACCAGCCAGGATCACCCAACACAAGTGGGAGGTGTCCCACAGAAGAGGGGACAGTTGCCAGCCAGGATCACCCAACACCAGCCCAATGGGACATGACTCAGAAGCCCAGCTGGAGGGCTAGGtgataagaataagaaaaaataaatctccgTTTTCAAGGTGGTCCACTAACAGAATCTAGTCCCATGGGCTGCAGCAGTACCCTTAGCAAGATGGTGAATTGAGCCATCCCAGAAAGTACTCCAAAGGGAGAAATAACATATTGTCCTAAAAATAGAAGTAAAGGGAAGCTAAGCATATAAGGTGTCTTCAACCCAATAACCCAGACCAAAACactgtcgtccccccccccccctcctaacAGTGTTGGCAAGAGTGgaaaggagcagggagggggaacTTTGGAGACCGAGTGTAGGAGGCAGCTAAGCAGCCCACGGCTCCCAGAGCTGCTGAACTTCTCAAGAGAGGCCTGGCAGAGGCCCCAGGAGCCACCCCTGGAGGACAGATTCTTCTCTGAGTTAGGGCCTTTTCTATAGCCCTGAAGTTGTGTGGCCTTCACCAGGAGCCTCCTTTCTAAAGCCTCTCTTTCCATGACAAGGCTGTATGTGCATGAGCTCTGCAATCTCACACAGCCACTAGGCACACACAACAATATCACTTACTGCCACTCTCCCAGGCTTATTCTGACCATAGATAGGTGCTGCCCCGTGGTGATTAGGAGCACCAATTTAAGCATGCTCATCCCCCAAATGGCAAGATCTCACACTTGTTGGAGCTGCTGGGTTCCTAATGTTTATTTGTGATTCACTTCTAGAAAACATAGCTACCTCTACTTCCACTTGTATTCAGGCTTGCTCAGCTGCTTCCAATAAGGCCGAGAATAAAGAGGGCCTTCCAGAGCCTGCTTCCCTCATAGCTCTATAACCTGCTCTTTGGAAGGCAGGATGCATCGGAGATGGGGTAGAGGCTCTTGCATTGAGCAGAAAGGCCTGCATGATATCACCATACTAACTCTGCCTGGCTCTCCAGGGTGATTTGATGGGGCATAACCTTTAGAGGCAGCTGCAGCAAGCCATCTGCTGTGAATTTCTCAGCTATACTCTCTGAGGATTCACCAGGGCTGCCAAGTCATAGTAATTCTTTTCTGGACACAGCAGCTGTTAAAGTGGGTCACCTTGCATTTTTACAGCATTTCTACAACCAGGAAGAAAGGAACCTATTTTGCCATAGTGACTAGAGTAGTGGTGAGATGCTGGACTGAtttagaggagagggagagaaagcctGAGAGGACACTGATTCAAAGGAAGTCTGTTTTGTAGATCATCTTTATGTGTGGATCCCCAGTCAGTCTCATAGCATGAGAGGGGACATGAGAGTTCCTTGGAAGTCTAAGGCTTCTAGCCATGCATATGTGAAGAAGAGCAGTCCACACGCCTCAAGGAAGCCATGCCATTGCAAGCCAGTTCACTctgtccagagagagagagagagagagagagagagagagagagagagagagaacaaaagaaaggatttAGGGTCTCCTGAACCCCTCCTCTTAAGGGTTACAGTGACACCGAACATAGACCTCTGTTTAAATGGAGTCATATCAAGGGTTAAATATAGGTCCTTAGCCTTTAGTGAGTAGGCTCAGGGCAGggaatggtggtacatgcctataatcccagccacttggcaGAAAGAGGGATAAAAATCACAGACTGAGCCCAACCCTGGCAAAAGCACAAAATCcttcctgaaaagaaaaaacaattgaaaataaaGCTGGAGCCCTGGCTTGAATCACAGAGCACTTGGTCTATGCACATGCACCATGCACAAGACCCtagtaccccccaaaaaaagctcagCATCCCCTATAAAAGAGCATATGGTCCAGTTTTACTAAGTCCAGTTTTACCTGTGCCACGTAGTGATGGCAACAGGCAGCTCTAGCCTGTTCACTGTGCCTAAGAGCCACAGGCCTTGCTAGCTACAAAGGTGGACCTGCTCAGGCCTGGAAAGATCTGAAATGGTCCAGCAGCCTTACCTCAAGGCCCAGGAGTGTGACCAGAGCTCTGTGTGCTGGAGAACTCTTTCATAAGTGGCTCTCTAGGTGTATACAGAGGGGGCAGGTGATGAGGGCAGGGTGTCTTCTCAAGGGCAGTCATGTGACGTGCTGGTCTGAAGGCTCTTGAACCTGTTCTCTGTCCTTTCATCCCTGATGACTCAGCCTTGTGGCTCCAGCATCATACAATTAGGGTAAGACTCAGTCTCCATCTCTGATGTCACTCTGAAGCCCTGATTCCAATGACCTGGTGGGTACCTACAGGGGCTGCTCTGGGGCTTCTCTCCTCCAAAGCCTGTCCCTCTCGTAGGCATCATCCTTTGGCCAGGGCTCCACTAGACACCCTGATGCAAGTTGGAACCTCGGTCTCTGTTCTGGATGCTCCCGGATGCTTCTGGCTGCTCTATTTCTCATGTTCCCCCACAGATGGATAATGAAATGCTGCATAACTAGAGCTGACAGTACTACCACACTCATAATGTCCAGAGTACTGTTCTAAGTA
This window contains:
- the Kiaa1614 gene encoding uncharacterized protein KIAA1614 homolog isoform X5 codes for the protein MAREGAPPAFPSSTQSSALPLQAAHIALPRSRPRVGQARGEACGPHSHPPGSRAGSPSPKSSAGPRGEGWRTASPLRGMEGMEAEAARHSPPKSKPWSRTASPMQVTSAVPQLDNGALPRPWPCPQEDRTPTWMSPQPPRTQELQKPSVLESKVRALKEMTANKQGDSPCPLSHECSSPKKSKCPQGKARGVQSLPEGSPLPDAVLVPHAENPSDGQLDSSVNENQPTRNGVLRPSRSLTPGLECQNGQSPWPPEAVWMLCEHEKSLLSGPSSLQESLIHRTTPAQPEGSSPCKVSCIPNLTKGRVHHLEDHLSMALDLDSTPLTSEKDLNLRTVPQGTLWRAGELQALGPGDNALSLSDQVEKNRLLLQEMLKVSGQSCPKVATPAWTPSLDGSISERPAGDRDWDSGRSPQDSDLNRTFGSKPEPVLSAKHKEAKHLLQHARMKAKTRPLRASHDLVPTVAQGIREEGKLMPAGSQENPQTGGRDDLRSPAQDPRVTCSDGLQNGTVSDSSSEASSGGQGPRRGSPVSHVRFEDESANEAEVRYLERLQQRQRRALSTVLQKVGQGPLRSKPDLAHYVRRDLDVTHHPGPPPVWDSDRKCPACGSCLQEGHSAEAKAASNLRRPQGVQVAEGVQGMLPEPPNSHGLSSPFSFIPAQPGIHTEWIRETHIGDTATCPEEGDCALDSKEVGTSQLSRTGGLSQSNSPRQQSHRWPRKVKMELPWDLQAQPHLPEIDDVEKGDEVEGERGHTLKGTEFLREDAVSKPPVLKPQKASLGSERPKPQLGNHRTNPVDQTPCKTACATRTLSMNLGPSGPGRPDQGTESHKSLEIVSASSLSQSHTQSSAPLPAQQLTAFLSPEGWMPTPPPPRKTTCPVSHRKSALAGPRRPRGQAQPVDLTLSQSPPGTVVLSLTQAQACRPQVKHPRLDPSTNNHLPQPQKTAVHKSRAERSPCSQDPQLPLESSVNGLQGAPGSDVATINSTGITLSLSLAPEEPASSQELEGVLQRLEPSSGGHVPPG